A single genomic interval of Nostoc commune NIES-4072 harbors:
- a CDS encoding tetratricopeptide repeat protein: protein MSVESLEIAKTRYQAGKAAFENGQYREAIENLEKASALLARNSRLGGEVEIYLVTAYEAAGRTDDAIALCEKLKRHAHFEIGKQARRMLYILKAPKLKRPSEWMTEIPDLGALADNELKISIPAKSTKSSVQQKPKPTEPEFVDLSQVNTRDNRFIWVALIAIALTISYLVWLNFSGTPG, encoded by the coding sequence GTGAGTGTAGAAAGTTTAGAAATTGCTAAAACCCGCTACCAGGCTGGGAAAGCTGCCTTTGAAAATGGGCAATACCGCGAAGCCATAGAAAATTTAGAAAAGGCCAGCGCCCTGTTAGCTCGTAATTCTCGCCTTGGGGGGGAAGTAGAAATCTATCTGGTGACAGCTTATGAAGCAGCTGGACGCACCGATGATGCGATCGCTCTTTGCGAAAAACTTAAACGCCATGCCCATTTTGAAATTGGCAAACAAGCGCGACGGATGCTTTACATCTTAAAAGCACCAAAGCTAAAAAGACCCAGCGAGTGGATGACCGAAATCCCCGATTTGGGCGCACTAGCCGATAATGAACTCAAAATTTCTATTCCTGCTAAGTCTACTAAATCTTCTGTGCAGCAGAAACCTAAACCTACAGAGCCAGAATTCGTTGATCTCAGTCAGGTCAATACCAGAGATAATCGCTTTATCTGGGTGGCGCTAATTGCTATTGCTTTAACCATCTCATACTTGGTTTGGTTAAATTTTTCAGGAACCCCCGGCTGA